ACCGGCATAACTACAAGAAACAATCATATATTGGTAATATGCACGCATCTTGAATTGTTGCATTTGTGTCAGATTATCGGCTAATACATGGAACAACTAAAACTATGTAGCGTCTCGTGGTAGATCTTCATTACGTAGCGAAATTGCTCCCCTGTCTCGGCATAGATGACATTCACATATGCAGGGTCCATAACGACGTCGTCAGAGCGAGAACAGACTAGTtacgtaggtaggtagcagTGTCAAGTACGTAACATCAAGTaaagagaagacaagaaaagacaaggaaaagtGACTGATCGGGGAGCCGGAGTGGCAGCGTTAGTTTGCATACACATTGCAATATTTGTCTTTCTGTCATTGGCCCTTTCGAACTGTTGAACCTGACATATGACAGTCTTATCTAACTTAGGCATCGGTTTAATCGTTGGGCTGCTGTGCCTCTTTTGTTCATAGCGGTTGCAgatgttggtcttggatCTGGACTCTTCTGGAACCGCGGGACGTGTTCTTTAACGGTTTTAACCAgctttttttcttgcttttctttttagaGTTCACGTCAGAATTATCGGTCATTCCTGTTCCTGAATTCCAATTGATCGCTGTACGTAATCATAACGTCGTGTCAGTAATGTTCTAGAATCCTGGGTCTATCCCGGTCTGTCACTGTTACATGGGGATCGCATCGCTTGCAGCGTGTTCAAACAATGACGGCGGGTCACCTTCCTATTGGATTGTAGTTTCTAATGCAGTTTGCAAacgctgatgatgttgattaCATAGTAGGCCTAGGCATCGGCTGCCTCATTATCCGAGGTGGTATCTcggtcttttttcttcttttgttgttgcacAGCAGTGCAAACTGCATATAGGCACAGGAATAGCCGTAGTTGACCCATTGCAGTGTCACAATTGTGGAATTCGGAATTGGTACGTACACCAAACTGAGGTGGATAACAGAGTCGGAACTCAGACAGTCAGTGGTACTCTGTAGTTCAGCAAGAGCCAGTGACAGTAATTTAGACTGTGATAGACTGGGGCTTCGGGCCATAATTGTTAGGTGATATTTGGACAAGTCCACAGGGATACCCCCTGCTTCAGATCCCCTTGCCGAAGATCGTTTGGTTGTCTGTCTCAAGGTCTTGAGAATTTCCTGGGGAACTACTGTACGTACTGAAGCTAATTAGCCGAGCGCTAATCAGTAAGCCACAAGACCAGGAATCTGGTCTCGCCTTGCCaatgtctgtgtctgtgtctaTGTCTAGGCACGATGAACTTATTCCCGGAGATAGTTTAAGCTGCTGTTCTGGACTTGGATTGAAGCGAGGGCTATTCTAGGCAAGGTAGTTGACGCGAGAACAAACCCCTGAGCCTCACTCGCACGCATTTAATGTCACCATACGTGTATTGCATGTAGACATATCCGTGCCAATATCCGTCTGTTACGCACTTAGCTGGCTGAGTGAGGCTATCACCGCTCGACCGACAGAGCAACCGACAGGAGAAAGCctcattcttgttgtctcttttgtgTCTCTTACGATATGACCACTCACCGTCTCTCAACACAATCGGACTCCGATggttcctttttttcttctcttggcttccttcGGTAATGAGTTCTTGGTAGTACATGAtgtcagccagccacataATCGTGGTGTCAACAAATCAGAACCACGCTTGGCTATCGCGTCAAATAAATATTGCGCCAACATTACCTAATCTTGTTTCGGATTCAGCCTTTTCAAAGACGCTATCTGCACGTGGCTACAGAGTTACTGCGCTGCAAATCCCCTAGAGAACCCTGGAAATGTACGACCTAGGAGAAAGGTACCCGGTCAGCCGCTCTACCGGTCAGTCAGGGCAGGCAGGGCTGTacttgtttctcttttctttttttacaGCTTTATTTTTACCTAGAATTCGAGACAACGGAAATAATGATCGACTTGTCTTGGACGTTGCCGATCGTCTTCTTACAAGTTCCCGATGAGCCCGTTTCTTTTTATCTGTACGGCCTCCCAAAACATTAAGTAGGGCGACTGTCAAGACCTCCAAGACTGGACCCAGACTATAGACTACTACCTTCCATTTCATCCACGGGCTCCCACCTCATCTTGTCATCGCCGCCTCATGTTACAGCCCAGCACCATCACACCTCGTTCCAGCCAACCAACTCCCTCTCTCCCTATCTCGTTTGACTCAATTGTTGGTGATAGAGCATATCTGCGGTGACACCAAGAAAAACTAGCAAGGTACTCCTCCTCGTTCAAAAGGTCTGATCCCTCACGCCATCCACTTCATCCTTGAACCCAAACCAAAACGCCAACATATTGCTCTGGCCCAACGCATCAACGGATGAATCAATTTGTATGGTCAGTGCAGTCTACCTGAGGAGTTATATATTTTACCGCATCGAAGCCTCGGGTCAGGACACCTCGAAAGGAAACAAATTTAATGTGGACTTGTTATATATTAATCAGCATCTCGCTTCCCAGTTATGCTGAAAGCCATCTCGGTTCTAGGGTGAGACTGGGCATATCAGTGCCGCGTACACTAAGGGCTTGatacaaccaacaactcTATTTCTACAATCTATTTAATTTCCATAACCATGCCGGCGCTCACTATTGCCGTCCAACCCCCGTCTCGCACCCAGGTCTCCACGATATTAGATCCCCCCCTGGTTGCAGAGTTCAACTTCAAAGGATCAGTCTCTGGGTTCTATTTCTTTGCCATGGCTATACTCCTTACCCGAAACGGGGACATTGTGGAACACGGCTTGGCAGGCACAACGACCATGACGGGCATGGATGTCACTGCCCTTGTGGGATCCTCGAGAACAACAATTTATTTCCCCTTCACAGACCTCAGTCTACTATATGAAGGCGCCTACAAGATTCGAGTTGATGTGTACAAGGTCGCTTACGAAAACTCGGACGGATACATCTTTCAAGATCAGATCAAGACCAGCCGCATCACGGTCGTCAACGAAGACGTGCCAGCGGGAACTCTCAGTATGTTTTGTCCTCTGATACCACAAGTCGTCAAGTTACTAACGGCTGTCAGGTTCTTCTGAGCGTGGTGTGATTCGAGCCCTTCAAAACGCTGGCGTCTCAATTCCTTGACGAGATATTTGGACCGCCAGCAGCGTCGCTAAGATTACCGACATTTGCATCAACTTCACATCATGAGACATTGGATATGGCAAAAGACACGAATACATGAAGATTTAACGACATGATTCTATTGTATTCTAtttcagcagcagcgcagGACCAGGGCACGAGTTGGCTATCAAGGTTATGCTGTGCATAGTCAGGTTATTGGCGAGCATTGCAGTGTGTTACATTAGTGTTTTAATATGGCTTTTATATCAGTATTCAACCCTAAGATGATTGAAAATTGACTTGTCACTTGTCCTGTTTTCATTTTGTCCAGTCAGATTTCAAAAATCATAGACAAAAACACCCTGTCAGCTGTTTGCTGAAGAAGTAACAAACAAGGTCTCGCTTATGCATATAGTACGGATCATGACAAGAGTAGTTCAAGGTTAACCAATCTTGCATGCCACTAAATAGTGGTAGAAATATCACTCCATATGACCTTTTTTGTACGTCACTTTGACAAATAGACGCCTACCGCGCTGCTCATGCTGACGTCGACAAAGCTCGGAGGGATCAATCCGGTTCCCCAACACTTTAAGCGAGCTTCTAGCGGCCGCCGTGATACTACGCGGCTATCGATGCAGTCCTGACCCTTGATTGGTTCAGTATCACAAATCATACCAGGATTAAGCAAAAGGAGGGGAACACAAGAACAATGAGGTGCAATATCACATGTTTGAAATGCACAGGAAGAGCATTACCTGAATCTGCTTCCATGCAGCCATGGCTGGGTATGACTGGGAACAGCCGACCCGAGATTACTTGTTCTAGACAAGTAGGTCACTGACATGAAGCATCCATGGAATACATATGCCCTATGGCGCATAAAATTGTTCGCCAAAAGATACTCGGATCCGTTAAAGCAGTCAAGATCTCATCTAGGCGGATACTCCGACTTACCCCAAGTTCGAACGACTATGCAGAATCTGACCAACCGAGGGATCCGGTGTCGATCGTGTAGTTGGATGAAAGGGATCGACCGTTGATCCGACTTGTCTTTGATACAGACCCAGCTGaaaaaagataaagatgAGATAAGAAAGGTGGAATACTTCTGGGTGGTTTGTCTGATCTGAAGTACCTGCTAGCCGATGCATTGTTTGGTTCTGATATGAATGATCTTCGCTGTCTTATTATTGTTACCAACTGCAACCAAACACTTTGTTACAGCTATCCATAATGTGAAACCTCATTAGATTGGTTAATAAGTAACTCTTGTCTCGTCGTGAATtaacgatgatgttggcggCCGGTCACGTGAGTACACGATCTGGATCTTGCCTTCGCCTTGGTGGATCTAGAGGCAGGTACTTCCGCGCTATCTTACAGCACCAAAGTTGTAACTGCCTTGTGATAACACGCTTGTACCCCGCCAAACGGAAATTTCTCCAAGATCCcctcacaacaccaacaattcATCAAACAATTAAAAAGGCTAAATCGTAGCCTGCGTATCCGATATTTTTACTTCGAGATCAGGGTAGATACGTCAAATTCCTCAAGATGGTGCTCTATTTCACCTCCTCCGTCGTTGACCCGTCGGGCTTCATTTACGTCGGCAAGGACAAGTTCGAGAGTATGGTGCACCCAAAGTACAAGTGTTTCGCCGGCTGAGACTGGATGCTAGATGAGGATCTTATCAAGTTTGGCTGGGAAGAGGATATCTGGTAGGCGCTCTGTGCGTGAATTGAGATATGGTACTCGTGCTAAATGAATGCAGGGTGAGATAAGAACGAACTCCCAACTTAAGAACTGATACTGACTATTTTAGTTCCACGCGGATAAACTCTCCAGCGCACATATTTACCTACGAATGAAAGAGGGCCAGACATGGGACGCCCTCCCCGAAGAGCTGGTCATGGACCTGGCCCAATTGACAAAGGCCAACTCCATCGAAGGTACCCGtctcgcccttctcatctCAGCACCCGTCTTAACACCACCAGGcaacaagaaggacaacgTCACAATCATCTACACCCCATGGtccaacctcaagaaggacgGCAGCATGGAAGTTGGCCAAGTCGGATTCAAGGACCCCCGCAAAGTCAAGCGCATCCTCGTGCCCCAGCGTGAGAACCCCATCGTCAACCGcctcaacaagacaaaggTGGAAAAGAAACCCGACCTGAAGCAGGAACGCGATGACCGCCTCAAGGAGCTGAGACGCCGCGACCAGGCTGTCTTCCTAGCAAGGGTAAGTCTGGGAGATGAAGCCCAGAAAATTGACTGACACTGTcgcagaagaaagaggaggccaagcaagCCCAGGAgtggaaggaaaagaagtATCAGAAGGATCACGCTTACGATGACATTTTTACGGAGGAGCTCATGGCTGGCTCGAGTAACCAGGACCGCGACGAGAACTGGGAGGACGATTTCATGTAAACTCGCCAGTGGAAAGAGAACACTTTATTACCGACAAGCGTCCTCCAAGGAACATTCGAGAGGTGAAACTGACGGGACGGCCCTTGACTGTCTTCACTCACAAACAATCATTGGCAATCTCGTGGTATGTGATGCTTACTCCTGAATTGATTCTACTATTGAGCGTGCATCTATGTTGGCACAGCCGCATCTATGCTATCTAATCTAGGTATGCTAATTATCCAGATAATTAACCCAAGCTCATCTTGTTCCAAATTGATCATGACCAGATCCATAATATCGCTAAATACTTTTGTACATGAATTAATACGTCCTTCATAATGCCTGCGAAGGCGTCGACACGAGTCTACTTCTTATACTCAATCCCAAATACAGTCGAATACGATTCGTCCcaatcttctttcttcttctcgtccccAAAGATTCGCAACGCCTTGTATCGGACAACATACTGTCCTGCAGGCGCAAAGGTACCGTCCGCAAGCTCACCAGTGAAGGCTTGGGAATTCGCACCCATGGCGTTCCACAGCATTGGGAAGTCGGCGGGTTCACCGATAACGCGGGCCTTGTTCGAGCCGGATGGTTTTTCGGTGGTGACAGGGATGATCTCGGCGTGCAGCTTGGCTGAACCGAGAGCAAGGAACCACGTCAGGCCAGGCAAAGTGTCAGTttggttgttggctgtgcCAGGCTTGGGGAGGGTCCAGGTTGTGTTGGCAGGCATGGGGAATCGGTTCTTATCGGTTGAGTTGGCAACCCACGTGTCGTGGGGACCAAGAACCTTGGAGTTATGCAGGGAACCACTGAGGCCCTGGTACGGCAGTGAGAGAGAGGTGCCGTCAGTGCCGTTGATGGCTACGTACCCAGACCACACAGGCAGACGAGTTTCGTTAAGGCCCTTGGGAGGAGTAGCGAGGACTTCGATGACAATGCTTTCGCCAGCGTCGATCGTCACCTTGGATTCGCTGAACTTGATACTGGCTTGTTCTGTCGCAAAGTCGTTGGGGAAGTCATCTGGGtacatggtgtttttgacAAGCGTGAACATGGTGACGGCAGGGACGTGAGAGATTTGCAAGTCGATCTGCTTTTTACCCGTGTTCTTGAGGGTAAAATTCAACGAGTCAGGGAAATGGTCTGTGTCGTTGAACGAGAGGCTCGACGGGGACAAGAGGACCTTTGCGTGGGCGGCATCATAAGCCTGCACGAGACCGCCGCCTTGCTGGGGAACAGGCGCAAGAAAATCATAAAACGCCTTTCCGTCGTTGAACAACTGCGGGTTGGCAGTGGCCGACAAGAGGTTTTCAATGAGAGCTGGATCGCGGGTGCCTCTGACTTCGGCGATGAGAGCCACGATGCCAGCTACGAGAGGCGAGGCCATCGATGTACCCGACAAGACGGCATAGCTTCCCATATCGCGTGGGTATGTGGACAGGATCATACCACCAGGGGCACCAAAC
This is a stretch of genomic DNA from Fusarium graminearum PH-1 chromosome 4, whole genome shotgun sequence. It encodes these proteins:
- a CDS encoding coiled-coil domain-containing protein 25, with amino-acid sequence MVLYFTSSVVDPSGFIYVGKDKFESMFHADKLSSAHIYLRMKEGQTWDALPEELVMDLAQLTKANSIEGTRLALLISAPVLTPPGNKKDNVTIIYTPWSNLKKDGSMEVGQVGFKDPRKVKRILVPQRENPIVNRLNKTKVEKKPDLKQERDDRLKELRRRDQAVFLARKEEAKQAQEWKEKKYQKDHAYDDIFTEELMAGSSNQDRDENWEDDFM